In Arcobacter sp. F155, the genomic window AGACACAAGCTTTAAAACCTCTAACTGCTTTTTATACTCTAGTTTTATATTATTGTTTAAAACTATTGCTATATGTCTCATTCTTTGTTTTAACTCTAAACTTTCCCATGAGGAATCAAAGATTTCTTTGCAGAATTTTTCTTCATCAAAAGAAGAATAATACTCTTTTATTTTGTTTGCTAAGTTTCCTATATACTCTTTTGTATAGACATTTTTTAGTTGTTCTGCCATCTTTTCACTTTTTTATTTTATTATATATAAATATTATATTGACCATAATATATATTGCAAAATGTAATTTAGCTTTAATAAAAAGGAAAAAGATGACTTCACATGAAATTGATTATGAAATATTAGGTGATTCTATGCAAGTTGTAGAGATAGAACTTGATAAAGATGAGACTGTAATTGCAGAAGCAGGAATGATGTCTTGGATGGATGCAAATATAAAATTTGAAACTAAAGCAGGTGATGGAAGTAGTCTAAATGAAGGCTTCTTTGGAAAAGTATGGGGAATGGGGAAAAGACTTCTTACAAGAGAGTCTTTATTTATGACTCACTTTACAAATACTGTTGATAAAAAACAAAAAGTTGCTTTTGCTTCTCCTTTCCCTGGAAAAATCATGGCTGTTGATTTAAAACAAACTGGAAAACTGATTTGTCAAAAAGACTCTTTTTTATGTGCTGCAAGAGGAACAAAACTTGATTTAGAGTTTAACAAAAGACTTACTACTGGGTTCTTTGGTGGAGAAGGTTTTATTTTACAATCACTTACTGGAGATGGTAAAGCCTTTATTCATGCAGGAGGAACAGTTGTAAAAAAAGAGCTAAATGGTGAAAAACTAATAGTTGATACAGGAAGTTTAGTTGCATTTACTGAAGGTTTAGATTATAGAGTTGAAGTTAGTTCAGGTATCAAATCAATGTTATTTGGTGGAGAAGGAATCTTCTTAACTACTTTAGAAGGAACAGGAACTGTATATTTACAATCTCTACCATTCTCTAGACTTGCTGATAGAATAATTGCACAAATACCACAAGGTGAAGGGCATTTTGATATAGCAGATAAATAATCCCCAAAAAGGGATTATTTAAATTTAAATTTGTTTGCAACATATTTTGCTGAATTTTCTATATATGGAAAAACTGTACTTTCATTTATATTTAACAAATCTAGCTCTTTAAGTATTTTTTCTTTATCTTCAATTAGTATTCTTGAAATAGAAATATCTTCTATTCCCCCCCCCTCTTGAAATATGGAGTCTAAGCCAAATAATAAAAAAGAACCTGATTGAGAAGAAATTCTATCATTATTCTTTTTCCCTTTTATACATATTATTTTTTTTAAATCATCTGGTTCAATTTTAGGTTCAAAAAAAGACTTTTCTTCTTTTATTAAATGTAACAATCTTTTTATCGAAGATTGTTGATTAAAATCTTCTTTTACTAAAGTAAAATCTATTCTATCTTTTTCCTGTTTAGGAAGTTTAACCAAATTAGCAATACAACTTACAGTATCAGAATCAGAGTATTTAATAAAATCTTTTTTTATATTAAAAATTACAATTTCTCCTTTTTTATCAATATTTGATTTACAAGCAAAATAAAGAGCAATAAGTGGATTTGAAGTAATATCTAATAACCTTGTAGGTAAAGAGTAATGTTGCATTCTCATTAAGATATCTATTGTAGAATTATCTGTCATAAACTCTGATGGATTTGTAGCTATTAACTCTTTATATAATTTATCTTCATTTTCTAAATATAAATAATTTCCTTTTATATCTTTTCTAAATAAAGATGGTTCTAATTTATATTTATCTTTATCTGAGTGCCCTCTATAAAAAATTTCTGATTCATCTTTACCATCAAAATCCAAAACCTTATTAATAAAACCTCTTAAACTTGATACTTTACCATCTTCATTTCTTTTATCAGTAAGATACTTATTTTCTTTAATTTGTATTAATTCTTTCAATCTATTATTAATTCTTTCAATTAACTCTTCTTTTTTTTGAATATTAATTATTGAATTATCTACAAGTCTAGTTAATAAATCATCATCTTTAATTGCCCAATGTGTTCTATACTTTTCCCATTTACGAATATCAAGATACTCTGATAATTTTAGTATATCATCAAGAGAAATATTTACATCAAAATCAATTTCAAATTCTATTAAAAGATTAGTACCATTTTCACGTTCTTTTATGTTTTTTAGAAAACCAAGATATACATCATTTTTACTATCGTTCTTTAGCTCATACATAAACAAACAAGGAAAAGATTTTAATTCACTAATATTTTTATCAGTAAGGTTTTTGAACTTTTTTAATATTTTTTCATCAGTATACTCAAGAAATCTACTTCTAGGATAAATATATTCTCTATTTTTCCATACTTCTCTTTGTCCTGTTACAAGAAGATTAAACATTTATATTCCTAAATATTTTTAATTATATATTAACATATTATTTTTCTATATATCTTAGTTCTAAAAAGTTTAGTTTTGGAGATTTGAAAATTTGTGTTTTCATTGAAGATAAGAAGAACTAAAAAGTTCTTCTTTTATAATTATGCGAATGCAGGTTCTAAGAAAGGAATAATTTGTTTTTTTCTTGAAAGACAACCGTCTAACCAAACTTTTCCATTTTCTAGTTTTACATCAAATGCTTTTTCAAATACTGCTGTATCAGTTGAAGAAACAAGTACTTCTGAACCTTCTTTCATGATATCAGTTAAGATTAAACATGCAGTATGTAAGTTATTTTCTTCTCTTAATTTGTCTAAATCAGCTTGTAATTCATCTTTGATTGAATCAAAAATTGCTAAATCAATAACTTCTAATTGACCAATACCAACTGCATTTCCATGCATATCAAATGGTTTATAGTCTCTTAAAATTAAATCTCTAACAGGAACACCTTCAACTGCTGATTTTACTTTGAACATTTCCATACCTAAAGCACCAAAATCTTCAACTCCAGCAATCTCTGCAAGTTCTCTTACTACTTCAATATCAATTGGAGTACAAGTTGGTGATTTGAAAATAACTGTATCAGAAAGAATTGCACAAAGCATTACACCAGCGATATTTGCAGGAATTTCAACTTTGTGATAATCATACATCTCTTTTACAATTGTATTTGTACAACCAACAGGTCTAATCCAACATTCAAGTGGAGTTGAAGTTGTTAAGTCACCTAATTTGTGGTGGTCAACAATACCAACAATAGTTGCCTCATCAATATCAGCAGGAGCTTGTCCTCTATCAGAATAATCAGTGATGAAAATCTCTTCACCAGCAAACTCAGTTTTAAGCTCAGGTGCTTCAAAACCGAATCTGTCTAAAATAAATTGAGACTCAGGAGAAACTGGTCCTTGTCTAGCAGGAGTTGCGTCTCTTCCAATTTTATTTAATAAATAAGCTAACGAAATCGCTGAACAAATAGAATCTGAATCAGGAGTCGTATGTCCACATGTATAAATTGCCATAAAAATATCCTATTTTAATTTTTGGCTGATTTTATCTAAAGTTTAGTAAAAAAACTATTATTATTCTTGAATTAAAAATTGTCCTAATTCTCTATTTTTTACTAATTTTGAACAATCTACTACAACTCCATGCATAGCAATATATGTTCCATTCTCAACATCTGCACTTAAAAAACCAAGTGCTTGAGAGAAGTTCATTGTAGCTTCAACCTCATCAATACTCATAGGAACCATAGCACCAGTGAATACTATTTTTTTATTGATTTTTCTTTGTTTTATTAGTTCAGAAGTTAAGTGAACAGTATCTGTTCCATGAACAATAATCACTTTGTCATTTTCACTTGATTTAATAGCTTCACAAATTTTTTCTCTATCTGAATCTATCATATCAAGGCTATCTTTTGAAACTATATTTTTAATCTCAAACTCTACATTATGACAAGAAGCGATTATCTTATCTAAAGCAATATTATCCGAAGGGACTTCAAGTTGTCCCTTTATTGGATTATATCTTTTGTTAAATGTTCCACCTGTATTTATTACAGTTACTTTCATTTATATTTCCTTTAAATATCGTCGTAGTTATTTACCATGTTTTTTGGATGTAGAAGCTCATCTAACTCTTCTTTTGTAAATAGCTCTTGCTCTAAAATAATATCATATACTCTTTTGTTTGTTGCAAGTGCTTCTTTTGCTAAAGCTGAACTCTTTTCATATCCTAAAATTGGGTTTAGACAAGTTACAAGAGTAACTGAGTTTAAGATATTGTTCATACAAATCTCTTCATTTGCAGTAATACCTTTCACACATTTTTCAGCTAAAGTATAAAAAGATCTTCTCATCATATTAATAGAAGTAAATAGTTTATATGCAACTAAAGGTTCAAATACATTTAACTGTAGTTGTCCACCTTCACAAGCTAAAGCGATAGTTGTATCAGCTCCAATTACTTCATAAGCAACTTGATTTACAACTTCTGGAATTACAGGATTTACTTTTCCTGGCATAATAGAACTTCCTGGTTGCATTTTAGGTAAGTTTATTTCATTTAGCCCAGCTCTAGGTCCTGAACTTAGAAGTCTTAAGTCATTACATATTTTAGAGATTTTAATTGCAACTCTTTTTAAAATACCAGAGATATGAACAAAATCACCAGTATCTTGTGTAGCTTCAATTAAGTTACTTGCACTCTCATAATCAATACCAGTTACATCTCTAAGATTATTGATTACTTTTTTTCTATATGCTTTTTTAGTATTAATTCCTGTACCAATAGCTGTTGCACCAAGGTTTACCTCTTTTAATAGAGTTTGACAATCTCTTAATCTAAAAATATCATCATCAATCATTACAGCATAAGTTTTAAACTCTTGACCTAAAGTCATAGGAACAGCATCTTGAAGTTGAGTTCTTCCCATTTTAAGTACGTCTTTAAACTCTACTGCTTTTTCATTGAATGAATCTCTTAAATATCTAAGAGAATCTTTTAACTTATAGATTAACTCATAAAGAGTGATTTTAATAGCTGTTGGATAAACATCATTTGTAGATTGAGACATATTCACATGATTGTTTGGATGAACAATATCATATGTACTTCTTGATTTTTTTAATATCTCTAAAGCTCTATTTGCAATTACTTCATTTGCATTCATATTTGTAGAAGTTCCTGCTCCACCTTGAATTGGGTCTACAATAAATTGGTCATGGAACTTACCATCAATTATCTCATTACAAGCTTGAATGATTGCATCCCTTTGCATATCATTTAAATCACCTAATTCATAGTTAGTTAAAGCACAAGCTTTTTTAACTTTTGCAAGTGATTTAATAAAAGTAGGAAATAGTGATAAACTTGTGTGTGTGATGTCAAAGTTTTCACTAGCTCTTAATGTTTGAATACCGTAGTAAGCGTCCTTAGGAATCTTTTTTTCACCTAAAAAATCTGTTTCAATTCTGAAATTCTCTTCCATTATTTTTTGCCTTTTTCTGTTTTAAAGCACAATCATATAAAAACGAAGTAAGAAAAAAGTGTGCTTTTTAAAAATTAATCAAATTTTGCTAAAGTATACCCTTCTTGGGGAACATTTTTGATTACATTCACTGGTAACTTATGTCTTAAATCCTTGATAAATGACTTTAAAGCATGGCTTGTCATCTCTCTTTCAGCCCATAGCTCATCTTCGATTTGAATATAAGTTAATATGGAATCTTTTTTCTCATATAAAAGTTGTAAAAACTCTTTCTCTCTTTTTCTTAATATTATAGTCTCACCATTATAACTAATCTCACGCTTTTGTAAATCTAAATACATATCTTCACAAAGTTCAATTGGCTCTTGTGATTTACTTACATACTTCATTAAAGCTTCATTTAGCTTTTTAAGATTTAAAGGCTTTAAAATAAAGTGATTAATATTTAAGTTTATTAAATCAAATAAATACTCTTCATTAGAGTAAGCTGTCAACATAAATATTACAGTTGAAGTATCCTCTTTCCTAACTCTTCTTACAAACTCTATTCCATTGCAGTTTTTCATTTGTATATCTGAAAGAATGATTTTAGGCTTATACTCTTGGTATATTTCATAAGCTTCTTCACCATCTCTTGCTTCATAAACCTCATCAAAATAATACTTTAAAGTCTCTACTATAATCTGTCTAATTCCATCTTCATCTTCAACACATAAAATTGGAACACTTTTTAACTCTTCTAATAACTTTTCATCCATGCTTTATCCTGCTAATACTATTTTAAACACTGCGCCTTCTTTATCATTTGAGACACTTAATTCTCCACCCATATTTCTTTCAATAATAAGTTTTGAAATATATAATCCTAATCCAGTACCTTTTGAAGAATCTTTTGTACTAAAATATGGGTCGAAAATCAAATCAAAATGCTCATATTTTATTCCACCTGCATTATCTTTTAATTCTACTATACTTAAGATACCTTTTGTATCAATTGTTATTGTTATTTGTGGATTTTCAACTCTCTTTTCTACTAAGATATCCCTTGCATTCATTAAAAGATTTAAAATCACTTGTGAATACTCTGTTGGATAACCATTTATCTCTTTATCATTCTTAACATCCACTACTAATTTTATATTGCTATCATCTAAAGATGCGTTTATTAGATTAATTGCTTTTTGGCAAGAATCTAAAATAGAAAACTGCTCTTTTTTCTTATCTGGTTTAAAGAAGTTTCTAAAGTCATCAATAGTATTTGACATAAACTCAATCATCTTATCACTTCTTTCAATTGAGTTTAGAATATGTTTATCTGTAACTTTTTTAAATCTAGTTGCAGTTTCAAGCTCCATTAACACACCAGAAAGTTCTGTTAAAGGCTGTCTCCATTGATGGGCAATCATACTTATCATAGAACCCATTCTTGCTAATTTTGATTGTTGTAAAATAGCTTTATCTTTTCGTTTACCCTCTTCAATTCCAATAGCTACTTTACTTGCTAGGTTTTTATTTAGGTTTTGAAGTTTTTTCTCTTCTGTTTCAACTTGCTGTTTATACTTCTTTACAACATCATTTATAATTGAAATCATAAGAAGTGAAAATAAAGCCATAAATATAATAATTGCAATAGTTAAAACCATCATAAAATCAGTAAACTTTTTTTGATAGATTTCATGCTCTTTAGTTTTTTCTTTTATTAATATATCTATAGTTTCTTTTTCTATTTTTGAAGAAGCGTAAAGTTTTTTATATTGTTGAATATTTAGCTCAAAGGTTTCATTTGTCACTTTTAAGTGGTATGAAGTAGCAAAAAAAGCGATAAATAAAATACTTAAAAAAGGAATGGT contains:
- a CDS encoding TIGR00266 family protein, with protein sequence MTSHEIDYEILGDSMQVVEIELDKDETVIAEAGMMSWMDANIKFETKAGDGSSLNEGFFGKVWGMGKRLLTRESLFMTHFTNTVDKKQKVAFASPFPGKIMAVDLKQTGKLICQKDSFLCAARGTKLDLEFNKRLTTGFFGGEGFILQSLTGDGKAFIHAGGTVVKKELNGEKLIVDTGSLVAFTEGLDYRVEVSSGIKSMLFGGEGIFLTTLEGTGTVYLQSLPFSRLADRIIAQIPQGEGHFDIADK
- a CDS encoding FRG domain-containing protein — its product is MFNLLVTGQREVWKNREYIYPRSRFLEYTDEKILKKFKNLTDKNISELKSFPCLFMYELKNDSKNDVYLGFLKNIKERENGTNLLIEFEIDFDVNISLDDILKLSEYLDIRKWEKYRTHWAIKDDDLLTRLVDNSIINIQKKEELIERINNRLKELIQIKENKYLTDKRNEDGKVSSLRGFINKVLDFDGKDESEIFYRGHSDKDKYKLEPSLFRKDIKGNYLYLENEDKLYKELIATNPSEFMTDNSTIDILMRMQHYSLPTRLLDITSNPLIALYFACKSNIDKKGEIVIFNIKKDFIKYSDSDTVSCIANLVKLPKQEKDRIDFTLVKEDFNQQSSIKRLLHLIKEEKSFFEPKIEPDDLKKIICIKGKKNNDRISSQSGSFLLFGLDSIFQEGGGIEDISISRILIEDKEKILKELDLLNINESTVFPYIENSAKYVANKFKFK
- a CDS encoding manganese-dependent inorganic pyrophosphatase, with protein sequence MAIYTCGHTTPDSDSICSAISLAYLLNKIGRDATPARQGPVSPESQFILDRFGFEAPELKTEFAGEEIFITDYSDRGQAPADIDEATIVGIVDHHKLGDLTTSTPLECWIRPVGCTNTIVKEMYDYHKVEIPANIAGVMLCAILSDTVIFKSPTCTPIDIEVVRELAEIAGVEDFGALGMEMFKVKSAVEGVPVRDLILRDYKPFDMHGNAVGIGQLEVIDLAIFDSIKDELQADLDKLREENNLHTACLILTDIMKEGSEVLVSSTDTAVFEKAFDVKLENGKVWLDGCLSRKKQIIPFLEPAFA
- a CDS encoding asparaginase domain-containing protein is translated as MKVTVINTGGTFNKRYNPIKGQLEVPSDNIALDKIIASCHNVEFEIKNIVSKDSLDMIDSDREKICEAIKSSENDKVIIVHGTDTVHLTSELIKQRKINKKIVFTGAMVPMSIDEVEATMNFSQALGFLSADVENGTYIAMHGVVVDCSKLVKNRELGQFLIQE
- the aspA gene encoding aspartate ammonia-lyase, whose translation is MEENFRIETDFLGEKKIPKDAYYGIQTLRASENFDITHTSLSLFPTFIKSLAKVKKACALTNYELGDLNDMQRDAIIQACNEIIDGKFHDQFIVDPIQGGAGTSTNMNANEVIANRALEILKKSRSTYDIVHPNNHVNMSQSTNDVYPTAIKITLYELIYKLKDSLRYLRDSFNEKAVEFKDVLKMGRTQLQDAVPMTLGQEFKTYAVMIDDDIFRLRDCQTLLKEVNLGATAIGTGINTKKAYRKKVINNLRDVTGIDYESASNLIEATQDTGDFVHISGILKRVAIKISKICNDLRLLSSGPRAGLNEINLPKMQPGSSIMPGKVNPVIPEVVNQVAYEVIGADTTIALACEGGQLQLNVFEPLVAYKLFTSINMMRRSFYTLAEKCVKGITANEEICMNNILNSVTLVTCLNPILGYEKSSALAKEALATNKRVYDIILEQELFTKEELDELLHPKNMVNNYDDI
- a CDS encoding response regulator transcription factor, whose protein sequence is MDEKLLEELKSVPILCVEDEDGIRQIIVETLKYYFDEVYEARDGEEAYEIYQEYKPKIILSDIQMKNCNGIEFVRRVRKEDTSTVIFMLTAYSNEEYLFDLINLNINHFILKPLNLKKLNEALMKYVSKSQEPIELCEDMYLDLQKREISYNGETIILRKREKEFLQLLYEKKDSILTYIQIEDELWAEREMTSHALKSFIKDLRHKLPVNVIKNVPQEGYTLAKFD
- a CDS encoding sensor histidine kinase, with amino-acid sequence MFNKEGIPFFTVTIPFLSILFIAFFATSYHLKVTNETFELNIQQYKKLYASSKIEKETIDILIKEKTKEHEIYQKKFTDFMMVLTIAIIIFMALFSLLMISIINDVVKKYKQQVETEEKKLQNLNKNLASKVAIGIEEGKRKDKAILQQSKLARMGSMISMIAHQWRQPLTELSGVLMELETATRFKKVTDKHILNSIERSDKMIEFMSNTIDDFRNFFKPDKKKEQFSILDSCQKAINLINASLDDSNIKLVVDVKNDKEINGYPTEYSQVILNLLMNARDILVEKRVENPQITITIDTKGILSIVELKDNAGGIKYEHFDLIFDPYFSTKDSSKGTGLGLYISKLIIERNMGGELSVSNDKEGAVFKIVLAG